In Monodelphis domestica isolate mMonDom1 chromosome 4, mMonDom1.pri, whole genome shotgun sequence, one DNA window encodes the following:
- the SHISA7 gene encoding protein shisa-7 isoform X3, with protein sequence MPPALFLCPLFLASALGPALALAHLPNNTSLAATGPLPALLAHLRRLTGTVAGSSGGSSGAPANSTSGGGGQAARAPLPAELCHGYYDVMGQYDATFNCSTGSFRFCCGTCYYRFCCEHRHMRLAQASCSNYDTPVWAYTPQPSGAGGAGAGGDGAGPGPGQTGWLDGNRAGAGAGGAGGRGGEGPGGSTAYVVCGVISFALAVGVGAKVAFSKASRAPRAHREINVPRALVDILRHQAGPTTRPDRARSSSLTPGLGGPDSIPSRPPKNLYNPVKASNHDTLHHNYIHLNVNSPKHHAATLDWRAQPPPSPALHYSTLSCSRSFHNLSHLPPSYEAAVKSELSRYSSLKRLAEKDLDEAYMKRRHLAGELPRGTLPLHAMRRPGTGGGGYEGWGSPEEAAPVPNPRRVMSQEHLLSDGGRGSHYEFTLPRARLVSQERLLLSSPEALQSQERLLSPPRSPAPPPDPPRGGLAASHTNLLLGPGPPTPLHGLPPPLHAHHAHHAHHLRHGLPAWGGMGPEAGGGGTLARRPPFQHQGGLETLQFIPGHHHPQHLRTASKNEVTV encoded by the exons ATGCCTCCTGCCCTGTTCCTGTGTCCCCTCTTCTTGGCCTCTGCCCTGGGCCCAGCCCTGGCCTTGGCTCACCTGCCCAACAACACCAGCTTGGCAGCCACAGGCCCCCTCCCGGCCCTGCTGGCCCACCTGCGCCGGCTGACAGGGACTGTGGCTGGGAGCAGTGGGGGGAGCAGCGGGGCGCCGGCCAACAGCACCTCAGGGGGTGGAGGGCAGGCGGCTCGGGCCCCCCTGCCCGCAGAGCTGTGCCATGGCTACTACGACGTCATGGGCCAGTACGACGCCACCTTCAACTGCAGCACAGGCTCCTTCCGCTTCTGCTGTGGCACCTGCTATTACCGCTTCTGCTGTGAGCACCGCCACATGCGCCTGGCCCAGGCCTCCTGCTCCAACTACGACACCCCAGTCTGGGCCTACACGCCCCAGCCCTCTGGCGCTGGCGGGGCAGGGGCCGGCGGGGACGGGGCGGGGCCCGGCCCGGGCCAGACCGGCTGGCTGGATGGGAACCGGgcaggggctggggctgggggtgCCGGAGGCCGGGGCGGCGAGGGCCCAGGGGGCAGCACGGCCTACGTGGTGTGTGGCGTCATCAGCTTCGCCTTGGCTGTGGGTGTAGGTGCCAAGGTGGCCTTCAGCAAAGCGTCCCGGGCCCCCCGGGCTCACCGGGAGATCAACGTGCCCAG GGCCCTGGTGGACATCCTGAGGCACCAGGCCGGGCCAACCACCCGCCCAGACCGGGCCAGGAGCAgttccttgactccaggcctggggggACCTGACAGCATCCCATCCCGCCCACCCAAAAACCTCTATAATCCTGTCAAGGCCTCCAACCACG ACACCCTGCATCATAACTACATCCATCTCAACGTGAACAGCCCCAAGCATCACGCTGCCACCCTGG ACTGGCGGGCACAGCCTCCGCCCAGCCCGGCTCTCCATTACTCGACCCTCTCGTGCTCCCGCTCCTTCCACAACCTCTCCCACCTGCCCCCGTCCTACGAGGCCGCCGTCAAGTCTGAGCTCAGCAGATACTCTTCCCTCAAGAGGCTGG CCGAGAAGGACCTGGACGAGGCCTACATGAAGAGGCGGCACCTGGCCGGGGAGCTGCCCCGCGGGACGCTGCCGCTTCATGCCATGCGCCGGCCGGGCACCGGGGGCGGGGGCTACGAAGGCTGGGGCAGCCCCGAGGAGGCGGCCCCCGTCCCCAACCCCCGGCGGGTCATGTCTCAGGAGCACCTGCTGTCGGACGGCGGCCGCGGCTCCCACTACGAGTTCACCCTGCCCAGGGCCCGCCTGGTCTCCCAGGAGCGCCTCCTGCTCTCGTCCCCCGAGGCCCTGCAGAGCCAGGAGCGGCTCCTGTCGCCCCCCCGGAGCCCCGCCCCCCCGCCCGACCCTCCTCGGGGTGGCCTGGCAGCCTCACACACCAACCTGCTCCTGGGGCCCGGCCCCCCCACGCCCCTACACGGCCTGCCGCCCCCCCTCCATGCCCACCACGCCCACCACGCCCACCACCTGCGCCACGGCCTGCCCGCCTGGGGGGGGATGGGGCCGGAGGCGGGGGGCGGGGGCACCCTGGCACGGAGGCCCCCCTTCCAGCATCAGGGGGGCCTGGAGACCCTCCAGTTCATCCCGGGCCACCACCACCCTCAGCACCTTCGCACAGCCAGCAAGAATGAGGTGACGGTCTGA
- the SHISA7 gene encoding protein shisa-7 isoform X2, with protein sequence MDQTILDHGRGGAGEEGAIGNGRGGPQRLRDAQRQETRGGDTKSLGDREGLAGGWLGWDGVRRISRSVPRSGSPTSVKPVPSLAAAMPPALFLCPLFLASALGPALALAHLPNNTSLAATGPLPALLAHLRRLTGTVAGSSGGSSGAPANSTSGGGGQAARAPLPAELCHGYYDVMGQYDATFNCSTGSFRFCCGTCYYRFCCEHRHMRLAQASCSNYDTPVWAYTPQPSGAGGAGAGGDGAGPGPGQTGWLDGNRAGAGAGGAGGRGGEGPGGSTAYVVCGVISFALAVGVGAKVAFSKASRAPRAHREINVPRALVDILRHQAGPTTRPDRARSSSLTPGLGGPDSIPSRPPKNLYNPVKASNHDTLHHNYIHLNVNSPKHHAATLDWRAQPPPSPALHYSTLSCSRSFHNLSHLPPSYEAAVKSELSRYSSLKRLAEKDLDEAYMKRRHLAGELPRGTLPLHAMRRPGTGGGGYEGWGSPEEAAPVPNPRRVMSQEHLLSDGGRGSHYEFTLPRARLVSQERLLLSSPEALQSQERLLSPPRSPAPPPDPPRGGLAASHTNLLLGPGPPTPLHGLPPPLHAHHAHHAHHLRHGLPAWGGMGPEAGGGGTLARRPPFQHQGGLETLQFIPGHHHPQHLRTASKNEVTV encoded by the exons ATGGACCAAACCATTCTCGATCACGGGAGGGGGGGCGCGGGGGAGGAAGGGGCCATTGGGAACGGGCGGGGGGGTCCTCAGAGACTTCGAGATGCTCAGAGACAAGAGACGCGTGGCGGCGATACCAAGAGTCTTGGAGACAGGGAGGGGCTGGCAGGGGGCTGGCTGGGCTGGGACGGGGTGCGGAGAATAAGCCGGTCTGTCCCGAGGTCCGGAAGCCCGACATCCGTAAAGCCAG TGCCAAGCCTTGCTGCGGCCATGCCTCCTGCCCTGTTCCTGTGTCCCCTCTTCTTGGCCTCTGCCCTGGGCCCAGCCCTGGCCTTGGCTCACCTGCCCAACAACACCAGCTTGGCAGCCACAGGCCCCCTCCCGGCCCTGCTGGCCCACCTGCGCCGGCTGACAGGGACTGTGGCTGGGAGCAGTGGGGGGAGCAGCGGGGCGCCGGCCAACAGCACCTCAGGGGGTGGAGGGCAGGCGGCTCGGGCCCCCCTGCCCGCAGAGCTGTGCCATGGCTACTACGACGTCATGGGCCAGTACGACGCCACCTTCAACTGCAGCACAGGCTCCTTCCGCTTCTGCTGTGGCACCTGCTATTACCGCTTCTGCTGTGAGCACCGCCACATGCGCCTGGCCCAGGCCTCCTGCTCCAACTACGACACCCCAGTCTGGGCCTACACGCCCCAGCCCTCTGGCGCTGGCGGGGCAGGGGCCGGCGGGGACGGGGCGGGGCCCGGCCCGGGCCAGACCGGCTGGCTGGATGGGAACCGGgcaggggctggggctgggggtgCCGGAGGCCGGGGCGGCGAGGGCCCAGGGGGCAGCACGGCCTACGTGGTGTGTGGCGTCATCAGCTTCGCCTTGGCTGTGGGTGTAGGTGCCAAGGTGGCCTTCAGCAAAGCGTCCCGGGCCCCCCGGGCTCACCGGGAGATCAACGTGCCCAG GGCCCTGGTGGACATCCTGAGGCACCAGGCCGGGCCAACCACCCGCCCAGACCGGGCCAGGAGCAgttccttgactccaggcctggggggACCTGACAGCATCCCATCCCGCCCACCCAAAAACCTCTATAATCCTGTCAAGGCCTCCAACCACG ACACCCTGCATCATAACTACATCCATCTCAACGTGAACAGCCCCAAGCATCACGCTGCCACCCTGG ACTGGCGGGCACAGCCTCCGCCCAGCCCGGCTCTCCATTACTCGACCCTCTCGTGCTCCCGCTCCTTCCACAACCTCTCCCACCTGCCCCCGTCCTACGAGGCCGCCGTCAAGTCTGAGCTCAGCAGATACTCTTCCCTCAAGAGGCTGG CCGAGAAGGACCTGGACGAGGCCTACATGAAGAGGCGGCACCTGGCCGGGGAGCTGCCCCGCGGGACGCTGCCGCTTCATGCCATGCGCCGGCCGGGCACCGGGGGCGGGGGCTACGAAGGCTGGGGCAGCCCCGAGGAGGCGGCCCCCGTCCCCAACCCCCGGCGGGTCATGTCTCAGGAGCACCTGCTGTCGGACGGCGGCCGCGGCTCCCACTACGAGTTCACCCTGCCCAGGGCCCGCCTGGTCTCCCAGGAGCGCCTCCTGCTCTCGTCCCCCGAGGCCCTGCAGAGCCAGGAGCGGCTCCTGTCGCCCCCCCGGAGCCCCGCCCCCCCGCCCGACCCTCCTCGGGGTGGCCTGGCAGCCTCACACACCAACCTGCTCCTGGGGCCCGGCCCCCCCACGCCCCTACACGGCCTGCCGCCCCCCCTCCATGCCCACCACGCCCACCACGCCCACCACCTGCGCCACGGCCTGCCCGCCTGGGGGGGGATGGGGCCGGAGGCGGGGGGCGGGGGCACCCTGGCACGGAGGCCCCCCTTCCAGCATCAGGGGGGCCTGGAGACCCTCCAGTTCATCCCGGGCCACCACCACCCTCAGCACCTTCGCACAGCCAGCAAGAATGAGGTGACGGTCTGA
- the SHISA7 gene encoding protein shisa-7 isoform X1, with translation MPCLADHLAFLAPCFGAPEHSPISQAALSSYPRGSPPSLPFSGQLSLGSPCGISVLPSSSGVRSQAIPRYLGLISLLFSPAVPSLAAAMPPALFLCPLFLASALGPALALAHLPNNTSLAATGPLPALLAHLRRLTGTVAGSSGGSSGAPANSTSGGGGQAARAPLPAELCHGYYDVMGQYDATFNCSTGSFRFCCGTCYYRFCCEHRHMRLAQASCSNYDTPVWAYTPQPSGAGGAGAGGDGAGPGPGQTGWLDGNRAGAGAGGAGGRGGEGPGGSTAYVVCGVISFALAVGVGAKVAFSKASRAPRAHREINVPRALVDILRHQAGPTTRPDRARSSSLTPGLGGPDSIPSRPPKNLYNPVKASNHDTLHHNYIHLNVNSPKHHAATLDWRAQPPPSPALHYSTLSCSRSFHNLSHLPPSYEAAVKSELSRYSSLKRLAEKDLDEAYMKRRHLAGELPRGTLPLHAMRRPGTGGGGYEGWGSPEEAAPVPNPRRVMSQEHLLSDGGRGSHYEFTLPRARLVSQERLLLSSPEALQSQERLLSPPRSPAPPPDPPRGGLAASHTNLLLGPGPPTPLHGLPPPLHAHHAHHAHHLRHGLPAWGGMGPEAGGGGTLARRPPFQHQGGLETLQFIPGHHHPQHLRTASKNEVTV, from the exons ATGCCCTGTCTGGCTGACCATCTGGCCTTCCTTGCACCCTGTTTTGGGGCCCCAGAGCACTCTCCCATCTCCCAGGCTGCTCTCTCCTCTTACCCAAGGGGTTCCCCTCCCTCTTTGCCCTTCTCTGGCCAGCTTTCACTGGGAAGCCCATGTGGTatctctgtccttccctcctcctcgGGGGTCCGGTCCCAGGCCATCCCCCGCTATCTAGGcctcatctctctcctcttctctcctgcaGTGCCAAGCCTTGCTGCGGCCATGCCTCCTGCCCTGTTCCTGTGTCCCCTCTTCTTGGCCTCTGCCCTGGGCCCAGCCCTGGCCTTGGCTCACCTGCCCAACAACACCAGCTTGGCAGCCACAGGCCCCCTCCCGGCCCTGCTGGCCCACCTGCGCCGGCTGACAGGGACTGTGGCTGGGAGCAGTGGGGGGAGCAGCGGGGCGCCGGCCAACAGCACCTCAGGGGGTGGAGGGCAGGCGGCTCGGGCCCCCCTGCCCGCAGAGCTGTGCCATGGCTACTACGACGTCATGGGCCAGTACGACGCCACCTTCAACTGCAGCACAGGCTCCTTCCGCTTCTGCTGTGGCACCTGCTATTACCGCTTCTGCTGTGAGCACCGCCACATGCGCCTGGCCCAGGCCTCCTGCTCCAACTACGACACCCCAGTCTGGGCCTACACGCCCCAGCCCTCTGGCGCTGGCGGGGCAGGGGCCGGCGGGGACGGGGCGGGGCCCGGCCCGGGCCAGACCGGCTGGCTGGATGGGAACCGGgcaggggctggggctgggggtgCCGGAGGCCGGGGCGGCGAGGGCCCAGGGGGCAGCACGGCCTACGTGGTGTGTGGCGTCATCAGCTTCGCCTTGGCTGTGGGTGTAGGTGCCAAGGTGGCCTTCAGCAAAGCGTCCCGGGCCCCCCGGGCTCACCGGGAGATCAACGTGCCCAG GGCCCTGGTGGACATCCTGAGGCACCAGGCCGGGCCAACCACCCGCCCAGACCGGGCCAGGAGCAgttccttgactccaggcctggggggACCTGACAGCATCCCATCCCGCCCACCCAAAAACCTCTATAATCCTGTCAAGGCCTCCAACCACG ACACCCTGCATCATAACTACATCCATCTCAACGTGAACAGCCCCAAGCATCACGCTGCCACCCTGG ACTGGCGGGCACAGCCTCCGCCCAGCCCGGCTCTCCATTACTCGACCCTCTCGTGCTCCCGCTCCTTCCACAACCTCTCCCACCTGCCCCCGTCCTACGAGGCCGCCGTCAAGTCTGAGCTCAGCAGATACTCTTCCCTCAAGAGGCTGG CCGAGAAGGACCTGGACGAGGCCTACATGAAGAGGCGGCACCTGGCCGGGGAGCTGCCCCGCGGGACGCTGCCGCTTCATGCCATGCGCCGGCCGGGCACCGGGGGCGGGGGCTACGAAGGCTGGGGCAGCCCCGAGGAGGCGGCCCCCGTCCCCAACCCCCGGCGGGTCATGTCTCAGGAGCACCTGCTGTCGGACGGCGGCCGCGGCTCCCACTACGAGTTCACCCTGCCCAGGGCCCGCCTGGTCTCCCAGGAGCGCCTCCTGCTCTCGTCCCCCGAGGCCCTGCAGAGCCAGGAGCGGCTCCTGTCGCCCCCCCGGAGCCCCGCCCCCCCGCCCGACCCTCCTCGGGGTGGCCTGGCAGCCTCACACACCAACCTGCTCCTGGGGCCCGGCCCCCCCACGCCCCTACACGGCCTGCCGCCCCCCCTCCATGCCCACCACGCCCACCACGCCCACCACCTGCGCCACGGCCTGCCCGCCTGGGGGGGGATGGGGCCGGAGGCGGGGGGCGGGGGCACCCTGGCACGGAGGCCCCCCTTCCAGCATCAGGGGGGCCTGGAGACCCTCCAGTTCATCCCGGGCCACCACCACCCTCAGCACCTTCGCACAGCCAGCAAGAATGAGGTGACGGTCTGA
- the ISOC2 gene encoding isochorismatase domain-containing protein 2 isoform X1, whose translation MAAARLALGRVLPGSSVLFLCDMQEKFRGTVSFFPQIVAVSARMLQVARMLDIPTVLTEQYPQGLGPTVPELGAQGLRAVPKTSFSMMVPEVERLLKARPGLRSVLLCGIEAQACILCTALDLLERGLEVHVVADACSSRRMCLAHSWCLIGVGGILKEFRQTPTPSAGSPLRAYNHWLRGRKESASTPPPSSQVDRLLALSRMRQSGVFLTTSESLILQLLRDAAHPHFKEVQKFLRDPAPDTGLLGLFQGKNPLFS comes from the exons ATGGCAGCAGCCCGCCTGGCCCTGGGCCGTGTGCTCCCCGGCTCTTCGGTCCTCTTCCTGTGCGATATGCAGGAGAAATTCCGCGGCACCGTCTCCTTCTTCCCCCAGATCGTGGCCGTGTCGGCGCGTATGCTCCAG gtcGCTCGGATGCTGGATATCCCCACGGTGCTGACGGAGCAGTACCCGCAGGGCCTGGGGCCCACAGTCCCGGAGCTGGGGGCCCAGGGCCTCCGGGCCGTGCCCAAGACCTCTTTCAGTATGATGGTGCCCGAAGTGGAGCGGCtgctgaaagccaggcctggccTGCGGTCGGTGCTGCTGTGCGGGATTGAAGCCCAAGCCTGTATCCTG TGCACGGCTCTGGACCTGCTGGAGAGAGGCCTCGAAGTGCACGTGGTGGCCGACGCCTGCTCTTCCCGCAG gatGTGTCTGGCACACAGCTGGTGCTTAATCGGTGTTGGCGGAATTCTGAAGGAGTTCCGCCAGACTCCCACTCCCTCAGCGGGTTCCCCCCTTCGGGCTTACAATCATTGGCTTCGAGGCCGAAAGGAGTCTGCAAGCACCCCTCCCCCTTCCAGTCAGGTGGACCGCTTGCTGGCTCTGTCCAGGATGCGCCAGAGCGGGGTCTTCCTCACCACCAGCGAGAGCCTTATCCTGCAGCTGCTGCGCGACGCGGCCCATCCGCATTTCAAGGAG GTGCAGAAGTTCCTGAGGGATCCAGCCCCCGACACCGGCCTCCTCGGCTTGTTCCAGGGCAAGAACCCCCTCTTCAGCTGA
- the ISOC2 gene encoding isochorismatase domain-containing protein 2 isoform X2, with protein MAAARLALGRVLPGSSVLFLCDMQEKFRGTVSFFPQIVAVSARMLQVARMLDIPTVLTEQYPQGLGPTVPELGAQGLRAVPKTSFSMMVPEVERLLKARPGLRSVLLCGIEAQACILCTALDLLERGLEVHVVADACSSRSQVDRLLALSRMRQSGVFLTTSESLILQLLRDAAHPHFKEVQKFLRDPAPDTGLLGLFQGKNPLFS; from the exons ATGGCAGCAGCCCGCCTGGCCCTGGGCCGTGTGCTCCCCGGCTCTTCGGTCCTCTTCCTGTGCGATATGCAGGAGAAATTCCGCGGCACCGTCTCCTTCTTCCCCCAGATCGTGGCCGTGTCGGCGCGTATGCTCCAG gtcGCTCGGATGCTGGATATCCCCACGGTGCTGACGGAGCAGTACCCGCAGGGCCTGGGGCCCACAGTCCCGGAGCTGGGGGCCCAGGGCCTCCGGGCCGTGCCCAAGACCTCTTTCAGTATGATGGTGCCCGAAGTGGAGCGGCtgctgaaagccaggcctggccTGCGGTCGGTGCTGCTGTGCGGGATTGAAGCCCAAGCCTGTATCCTG TGCACGGCTCTGGACCTGCTGGAGAGAGGCCTCGAAGTGCACGTGGTGGCCGACGCCTGCTCTTCCCGCAG TCAGGTGGACCGCTTGCTGGCTCTGTCCAGGATGCGCCAGAGCGGGGTCTTCCTCACCACCAGCGAGAGCCTTATCCTGCAGCTGCTGCGCGACGCGGCCCATCCGCATTTCAAGGAG GTGCAGAAGTTCCTGAGGGATCCAGCCCCCGACACCGGCCTCCTCGGCTTGTTCCAGGGCAAGAACCCCCTCTTCAGCTGA
- the C4H19orf85 gene encoding uncharacterized protein C19orf85 homolog — MGELLRCWESSRGRKMHPGTPATAGLPEPEPQELCAFMSGVAARILRTLQPRKARAPRRKPNHRRFLYNQLCRSFADIQAATRHLALTVLSQEGPGPQAKPRPQRPPSPFLGVAQALAVPENRGPGLALSPWALQSPTHELFEFLPLSPKEQSRGAEDLPLLAQVPPDSCLFGQAPHLLLAPSSEPVEIQYPCPPMPVDPLSTLEGPWPAGDPGCGVGRGC; from the exons ATGGGAGAGCTGCTGCGCTGCTGGGAAAG TTCCCGAGGCAGGAAGATGCACCCTGGCACCCCAGCCACCGCGGGGCTCCCTGAGCCCGAACCCCAGGAGCTGTGTGCCTTCATGAGCGGGGTGGCTGCCCGAATCCTGAGGACCCTTCAGCCCCGGAAAGCGCGGGCCCCGCGGAGGAAGCCCAACCACCGCAGGTTCCTCTACAACCAGCTGTGCAG GAGTTTTGCTGACATCCAGGCCGCCACCCGACACCTGGCTCTGACCGTCCTGTCCCAAGAGGGCCCGGGGCCCCAGGCCAAGCCCCGGCCCCAACGGCCTCCCTCGCCCTTCCTAGGGGTGGCCCAGGCCCTGGCTGTGCCAGAGAACCGTGGGCCTGGGCTGGCCCTGAGTCCCTGGGCTCTCCAGAGCCCCACTCATGAGCTTTTTGAGTTCCTCCCCCTGAGCCCCAAGGAGCAAAGCCGGGGGGCTGAAGACCTCCCCCTGCTTGCCCAGGTGCCCCCTGACTCCTGCCTCTTTGGCCAGGCCCCCCATCTTCTTCTGGCCCCATCCTCCGAGCCTGTGGAGATCCAGTATCCCTGCCCACCCATGCCCGTGGACCCCTTGTCCACCCTGGAGGGGCCCTGGCCTGCTGGGGACCCTGGCTGTGGGGTGGGGCGGGGCTGCTga
- the HSPBP1 gene encoding hsp70-binding protein 1 isoform X1, translated as MKPDKLFPDHEVPLGRQEATPRLTSRPHAEGELQVPGAPAGEAPAARGGGRGKGGRNILRLRSEAGRQRIFQNTDQITSGHLPSHTPTLSPLMADPGSGGNLPLALPPAPEEASSSASSGNPSHPHSLQGLLQMAVTACPGDPEPPPEPMTEERRQWLQEAMSAAFRGPREEVEQMKSCLHALGLPTPHAAGEDELAADQQEREGALELLADLCENMDNAADFCQLSGMHLLVGRYLEAGAEGLRWRAAHLIGTCSQNVAAIQEQVLGLGALRKLLRLLDRDPCDTVRVKALYAISCLVREQEAGLLQFLRLDGFSVLMRAMQRDVVKLKVKSAFLLQNLLVGHPEHKGTLCSMGMVQQLVALIRTEHSPFHEHVLGALCGLVTDFPQGIRECREIELGLEELLRHRCQLLQQHEEYQEELEFCEKLLQVCFSSPTDDSMDR; from the exons ATGAAGCCAGACAAACTCTTTCCCGACCACGAGGTTCCTCTAGGGAGGCAGGAAGCCACACCTCGTCTCACCTCCCGGCCCCACGCAGAGGGAGAACTACAAGTCCCAGGAGCCCCAGCAGGAGAGGCGCCGGCGgcgagaggtggagggaggggaaagggagggaggaatattcTGCGACTGCGCAGTGAGGCGGGCCGCCAGAGG ATTTTCCAAAACACGGATCAGATAACTTCAGGACATCTCCCCAGTCACACCCCCACCCTATCACCCCTGATGGCAGACCCAGGCTCTGGAGGTAATCTTCCCCTGGCCTTGCCTCCGGCCCCTGAGGAGGCTAGCTCGTCTGCTTCCTCGGGGAACCCCTCGCATCCTCACAGCCTCCAAGGCCTCTTGCAGATGGCAGTGACAGCTTGCCCTGGTGACCCTGAACCCCCGCCCGAGCCCATGACGGAAGAG CGACGTCAATGGCTGCAGGAGGCTATGTCGGCAGCATTCCGAGGCCCAAGGGAAGAGGTGGAACAAATGAAAAGCTGTCTTCATGCTCTGGGCCTACCTACACCCCACGCAGCTGGGGAGGATGAGCTGGCAGCTGACCAGCAGGAGCGGGAGGGAGCTCTGGAGCTCTTGGCCGACCTCTGTGAGAATATGGACAATGCTGCAG ACTTCTGCCAGCTGTCCGGGATGCACCTACTGGTGGGCCGCTACCTGGAGGCAGGGGCAGAGGGCTTGCGGTGGCGGGCGGCCCACCTTATTGGCACATGCAGCCAGAATGTGGCAGCCATTCAGGAGCAGGTGCTGGGCCTGGGCGCCCTACGCAAGCTGCTTCGACTGCTTGACAGAGACCCCTGTGACACAGTGCGAGTGAAAGCCCTCTATGCCATTTCCT GCCTGGTCCGGGAGCAGGAGGCTGGCCTGCTCCAGTTCCTTCGCCTGGATGGCTTTTCTGTGCTGATGCGGGCCATGCAGAGGGACGTGGTCAAGCTGAAGGTGAAGTCGGCCTTCCTCCTGCAGAACCTGCTGGTGGGCCATCCTGAGCACAAAG GCACCCTGTGTTCCATGGGGATGGTCCAGCAGCTGGTGGCTCTGATCCGAACGGAGCACAGCCCCTTCCATGAGCACGTGCTGGGGGCACTTTGTGG CCTGGTGACAGATTTTCCCCAAGGGATCCGGGAGTGCCGGGAGATTGAGTTGGGGCTAGAGGAACTCCTCCGGCATCGATGTCAGCTGCTCCAACAGCATGAGGAGTACCAG GAGGAGCTGGAATTCTGCGAGAAGCTGCTCCAAGTGTGTTTCTCCTCCCCCACGGATGACAGCATGGACCGGTGA
- the HSPBP1 gene encoding hsp70-binding protein 1 isoform X2: MADPGSGGNLPLALPPAPEEASSSASSGNPSHPHSLQGLLQMAVTACPGDPEPPPEPMTEERRQWLQEAMSAAFRGPREEVEQMKSCLHALGLPTPHAAGEDELAADQQEREGALELLADLCENMDNAADFCQLSGMHLLVGRYLEAGAEGLRWRAAHLIGTCSQNVAAIQEQVLGLGALRKLLRLLDRDPCDTVRVKALYAISCLVREQEAGLLQFLRLDGFSVLMRAMQRDVVKLKVKSAFLLQNLLVGHPEHKGTLCSMGMVQQLVALIRTEHSPFHEHVLGALCGLVTDFPQGIRECREIELGLEELLRHRCQLLQQHEEYQEELEFCEKLLQVCFSSPTDDSMDR; the protein is encoded by the exons ATGGCAGACCCAGGCTCTGGAGGTAATCTTCCCCTGGCCTTGCCTCCGGCCCCTGAGGAGGCTAGCTCGTCTGCTTCCTCGGGGAACCCCTCGCATCCTCACAGCCTCCAAGGCCTCTTGCAGATGGCAGTGACAGCTTGCCCTGGTGACCCTGAACCCCCGCCCGAGCCCATGACGGAAGAG CGACGTCAATGGCTGCAGGAGGCTATGTCGGCAGCATTCCGAGGCCCAAGGGAAGAGGTGGAACAAATGAAAAGCTGTCTTCATGCTCTGGGCCTACCTACACCCCACGCAGCTGGGGAGGATGAGCTGGCAGCTGACCAGCAGGAGCGGGAGGGAGCTCTGGAGCTCTTGGCCGACCTCTGTGAGAATATGGACAATGCTGCAG ACTTCTGCCAGCTGTCCGGGATGCACCTACTGGTGGGCCGCTACCTGGAGGCAGGGGCAGAGGGCTTGCGGTGGCGGGCGGCCCACCTTATTGGCACATGCAGCCAGAATGTGGCAGCCATTCAGGAGCAGGTGCTGGGCCTGGGCGCCCTACGCAAGCTGCTTCGACTGCTTGACAGAGACCCCTGTGACACAGTGCGAGTGAAAGCCCTCTATGCCATTTCCT GCCTGGTCCGGGAGCAGGAGGCTGGCCTGCTCCAGTTCCTTCGCCTGGATGGCTTTTCTGTGCTGATGCGGGCCATGCAGAGGGACGTGGTCAAGCTGAAGGTGAAGTCGGCCTTCCTCCTGCAGAACCTGCTGGTGGGCCATCCTGAGCACAAAG GCACCCTGTGTTCCATGGGGATGGTCCAGCAGCTGGTGGCTCTGATCCGAACGGAGCACAGCCCCTTCCATGAGCACGTGCTGGGGGCACTTTGTGG CCTGGTGACAGATTTTCCCCAAGGGATCCGGGAGTGCCGGGAGATTGAGTTGGGGCTAGAGGAACTCCTCCGGCATCGATGTCAGCTGCTCCAACAGCATGAGGAGTACCAG GAGGAGCTGGAATTCTGCGAGAAGCTGCTCCAAGTGTGTTTCTCCTCCCCCACGGATGACAGCATGGACCGGTGA